From a single Miscanthus floridulus cultivar M001 chromosome 8, ASM1932011v1, whole genome shotgun sequence genomic region:
- the LOC136472364 gene encoding LOW QUALITY PROTEIN: uncharacterized protein (The sequence of the model RefSeq protein was modified relative to this genomic sequence to represent the inferred CDS: deleted 2 bases in 2 codons) — protein MSPSGELLASISSALAVAFVLLACVELGDAATAVGVYRLIQYDLAGAPLGSRAAVINHHAAALPLPAGADLSRSALVAPLLDLPLSFLREYLVEKKHLGGLLILLPTNRGDKESADDKGKVKGVLTELEKLLVHEQVPYPVYFALHDDNFDNLLADIHKIASSGQPASATTGGYKLVVSSAEPRKVSSPTISNIQGWLPGLKGEGDSEQLPTIAIVANYDTFGAAPALSVGSDSNGSGVVALLEIARLFSRLYSNPKTRGKYNILFGLTSGGPYNYNGTSKWLRSFDQRVREGIDYAICLDSVGSWINDLWMHVSKPPENPYIKQVFEEFSDVSKEMGVSVGIKHKKINVSNPRVAWEHEQFSRFRVTALTLSEMSTPPEFLESTGGLHDTRESTDVESVIRTVRLVSESLARHIYGLKGRNIDVFAENSSLAINPHYVRSWLDLLSRTPRVAPFLQKNDPFIAALKKELSEHTTDVHVQSDALDGMFTFYDATKATLNVYQVASVTFDLLFLLVLGSYLIVLFCFLVITTRGVDDLINIFRRPPSRKLKGA, from the exons ATGTCTCCCTCCGGCGAGCTGTTAGCCTCCATCTCCTCCGCCCTCGCCGTT GCCTTCGTCCTCCTCGCCTGCGTCGAGCTCGgcgacgccgccaccgccgtcggcGTCTACCGCCTCATCCAGTACGACCTCGCCGGCGCCCCGCTCGGCTCCCGCGCCGCGGTCATCAACCACCACGCCGCCGCGCTCCCGCTCCCCGCCGGCGCGGACCTCTCCCGCTCCGCCCTCGTCGCGCCGCTCCTCGACCTCCCGCTCTCCTTCCTCAGAG AGTACCTGGTGGAGAAAAAACATCTGGGGGGATTGCTCATTCTGCTCCCAACAAACCGCGGTGATAAGGAAAGTGCA GATGACAAGGGGAAGGTCAAAGGTGTACTGACTGAGCTGGAGAAGTTGCTTGTGCATGAACAAGTTCCA TATCCAGTGTACTTTGCTTTGCACGACGACAATTTTGATAACCTGCTGGCAGATATCCATAAAATTGCCTCTTCAGGTCAACCAGCCTCTGCAACAACAGGAGG TTACAAACTTGTCGTGTCCTCAGCAGAGCCTAGAAAAGTGTCATCTCCGACCATTTCTAATATCCAG GGATGGTTACCTGGATTGAAAGGAGAGGGTGATAGTGAACAGCTTCCGACTATTGCCATAGTTGCAAACTATGACACCTTCGGTGCTGCACCT GCACTTTCTGTGGGAAGCGACAGCAATGGAAGTGGAGTTGTGGCTCTTCTAGAGATCGCAAGACTATTTTCACGTCTGTATTCAAATCCTAAGACAAGGGGCAAGTACAATATTCTCTTTGGGTTAACATCTGGCGGACCCTACAATTACAATGGAACTAGCAAG TGGCTTAGGAGTTTTGATCAGCGTGTACGCGAGGGCATTGACTACGCAATTTGCTTGGACAGTGTTGGTTCCTGGATCAATGACCTCTGGATGCATGTATCAAAGCCTCCAGAAAATCCCTATATCAAGCAAGTCTTTGAA GAATTTTCGGATGTCTCTAAAGAAATGGGTGTTTCAGTTGGAATCAAGCACAAGAAGATTAATGTCTCAAATCCTAGA GTAGCATGGGAACACGAACAGTTCTCAAGGTTTAGAGTGACTGCACTTACTCTTTCAGAAATGTCTACCCCTCCTGAATTTTTGGAAAGCACTGGCGGTCTTCATGACACTAG AGAATCTACAGATGTTGAGTCAGTAATCCGAACTGTCAGATTAGTTTCTGAGAGTCTTGCG AGACACATCTATGGATTGAAAGGAAGGAACATCGACGTTTTTGCAGAGAATAGCAGCTTAGCCATTAATCCTCACTATGTCAGGTCCTGGTTGGATCTGTTGTCACGGACACCACGAGTTGCACCTTTTCTACAGAAAAATGATCCCTTTATAGCAGCGCTCAAAAAG GAACTGTCCGAACACACTACTGATGTGCATGTCCAAAGTGATGCGCTTGATGGCATGTTCACTTTCTATGATGCAACGAAAGCAACTCTAAATGTGTACCAG GTTGCAAGTGTTACCTTTGATCTGCTGTTCCTTCTGGTGCTCGGTTCCTATCTGATCGTCCTCTTCTGTTTCCTAGTAATTACTACACGG GGTGTTGATGATCTCATTAACATATTCCGGCGGCCTCCATCACGCAAGCTCAAGGGGGCATAG